The Apium graveolens cultivar Ventura chromosome 10, ASM990537v1, whole genome shotgun sequence nucleotide sequence TCCATACAGCCTGTCATCGTTCAGAATGTCAAGCTCCAGCTGCATGGTGGAATTCAGTGTGATAACACTGTCCATCATTTTCTCCAAAGAGGAGACATTACCTTCCAATACAGCCTTTTCTGCCTCAAGACGCGCCCTCTCCCTCTCTAGGCGTTTGATCTCAGCATCCTTTTCTTGGGCAAGCAAATTGATATACTTTTCCAAGGATTTTTCCTTATCCTCAGCTTGGCTTTTGGCAGTATCAGTGGCGGCAAGACGCGCCCTGAGCCTTGCAGACATATTAGCACTCTGCCTGGCGTACAAATGAAGCTCAGTCGCAGCCCTCACCATATCCTCTTCTGTCAGCTGCTCTGTCCTGAAAGTCCAGCCTCTGACTTCATCCTTGGTGAAATCTCGAGCTGAGGACGCGCCCAGGTATCGAAGCACAAAGGATTGATTGTCTAGCACTACTTTCTGATgtttggagggcgcgtcctcctcCTTCTCAGGGATGTCTAGCACAGTAGTGTCAATTATTTTTGGTGGAGGAGAAGGGGTCACAGCAGGAGTGGGGTTTTTAGCCTTCGGGTCAGACTTTGCAGGGGCCTGTTTCCTGGCCCTTAGCTTTTTGGAAGCTCCAATGGCAAATTCTTTGGGAAGGGAAGTCATATCTATGATATAAACATGAAAATGTGTCAGTTGAGTAAAGAAGACGCGTCAAGATAGAGGACGCGCccatattataatatttaaattttacaTGCATACAGTTAAGGGCATGAAAGTGCATGAAAAGATGTCAAGTAAAACATATTATAAATATGTGAAGATATGTCGGGGAAAGTATACGAGACATGAATAATGCGTGTATGTGTCAAATAAAGGATGACGCGTCCTACATATATTGTGCGCCCTATCTAAGGACATACTGACTATAACAAGTTATGGGAAAAGCATAAGTCATAGGGATATAGTATAAGTCCCGAATGACAAAAATAGGACGCGCCTTGTGAGCAAGACGCGCCCAACGCAAGAGATGTGTGTGCATGAAACACCCGTAAAACTTATGTAAATTGATATTTTTTGAATGGGGAGCTAATTTTGTAGCTGTGGACGAGTCCAAGACTTATGACGCGTCCTCCCTCACTTAAACTTACCTTGTTCTAAGTCAAATTGCTTACTAATGTCAATCTCGAATACCTCCACGGCGCTGAGGCCCCTGGTTTTTTCTGAGGCTGTGAGAACAGGTTTGCCGTTATGAAATTCACGGAACTTGCAGATAGAGCCAACCCGGGATGATAACGCGCCCACCAGCTTGAGGTTGTCTTTTGTGATCATATCCTTGAGGTTAAAGTGCTTCTCTGCATACTAAAGAACTTTATCTGCTCTCTTTTTCCTTTTCCCTGATAATTCCTTCTGAACTCTCTTATCTAGAGATAAAAGATAGTAATAATTTGTTAAAGGAAAAGGAAAGAGTATGTTAAAAAGAAGGACGCGCCCCCTCTACAAGACGCGTCCAGGGCATGTATCGGGAATCACTTACTTGGTTCTAGGTTGAAACGAACTCGGGATCTCTTAACGTCATAGATATAGAAGAAAGGTTCCTTCCAATCCCTCTCGTGGCTGATCTTGCCTTCATTAAATCCCTTATTATTCAGCCACTTGTTGACTACAAAGAAATGATAACCAGGGATTGATTTTCTTATGCTGTAAAAAAAGCTGAATTCCTTCATAGACGGCGCGCCCAGCCTGAGGTTGTGGTACATCATGTACAAAGCCCAAGCCAGTTTGTATGAGTTTGGAGACAATTGGATCGGGGCAACGTCATACCACTTCAAGATCTTTTTGATGTATGGGTGCAAGGGCGCGCCCACGCCTAGAGAAATCAATTTTGGTGTAAGCACCATTCTGGGGATCCTTTGGTTCCCAATGTTGAAGATGTGTGGCCTCATGGTTCGAAGAGGGCGCGTCCAGATGCCTTCCATGTCGTAATATTTCATGTGCCACTGGATCTCCAAGTCAGTTGCAGTAGAATCAAGAGCTACGCATGCCAGCTAACCTTCTTTTTTCCTTCTGGCATTTTTCTCTGCCTCAGTTAGGGCACCAATCCTTGCCCAGTCACAATCCACTTCGACATCTGAAGGTTCCCAGTGTTCCAGGGGAGAATCAGATTTCTGGGGGGACACGGGATATGTCTCGGGGTCTGGAACCCTCCTTTCAAACTCGCTTACACTAAGAGGGGACGCGTCCTGAGAAGGGACCGCGCCTTGAGAAGCTGACGCGTCCTGAGAAGGGGACGCGTCCTCGTCTGAAACAGTCAGGCGTTGGGGCTGTTGGCATGTGGTGGGTATAATCTCATCGTCCGTCCAATCTTCGATGGCGGCCCTAGCGTGGAGAATTGGAGTTCTTTGTCTTTTAATTCCCTTCTTTTTCATTCTTGAGCTTATGGGGACATGATCCATGGAATCAGAACTGGAATTAGACATTATAGAGTTATTTGATTTGAGGGAGTCGAAGACGCGTCTTTCTGCTTCAAGAAAGGGACTCGTCATGTGAAATTCAGGAAAATTGGGTTTGAAAGAGATTTAGTGTGGGGAGTAGATCCCAAGGCGTTTATTGAGAACTTTGAACGGATGGAAAGGTGATGAAGATgacgcgtcctccagctgcaaAAGAATGAACAAAAAACTTGAGGACGCGTccacaaaaaaaaaagaaaagaaagagaaagaagaGAGGAGAAAAAAGAAGGGAAGATACTAGAAACATAGAAGGACGCATCCTAAGAATCTACCGCATGGCACGTGTTATGAGGACGCGTCCTAATAAGCCTCTGGCCCTATATTACCTTTGTTTGGGACAACTTAAATATGTCCTAAATAAGGGGATGTAAGACGCGCCCTGACGAGAAGACGCGTTCAATATGGTTGCAACGCAGTGGATTCTCAATCGATTATAATCGATTTGGGGGAAATTCTCTAAGAATCTAGAAACATGTAATTACAGAATCAAAGAAGCAAAGTATGACACAATTAtagatatatacacatatacatacaagaAAAACGAAGAACAATTCATAGAAGCATGAGGTATATGGACAGTTTTTTGCTCGTTCTAGTCCATTTGCTCGGTGAAATTAAGAGATAATGGAAGATTTGCATACCTCGTAAGTTGGGGGTTGGATTAAGTAGGAGAAATCGAGTAATGGCCGGTGGAATCGTCGAGTTCTTGGATTTAACTTCTTACAGCGGCGGTAATGGCGGTTTTGAGAGAGAAAGGAGGATGGTGATAGTGATATGATGTGACTggggtatttatagaaaagtaggtGGATGACGTGAGCATCAGCTGTCACGCAATGGTCAGTTGTGAATGGAAATATGGGCGCGTCTAGGAGTTAGGACGCGTCCTACTGTTTTGCAAGGGGGCAATCCAAATTTTGCTTATGGTTTTAAGTGcaattccaattttgttttcaactgcaaatggaatttggggggtagttgttatacccaaaatttggcattgaaTTGACTCGGGTCAAATGCGGATTACGGGCGGTCAAATCCGGTATTGCATTGTAGAATCTTAGGACGCGTCCATGCAATAAAGGACGCGCCTAATTTTGAGTTGATGCTCTATGGTTTGGCGATGGTAAAGCTTGGGAGTGTATGATGGGGAAATGACGCGCCCACTTGTGGTAGACGCGTCAACATTGGGAAAATTACTTGGCAAATGTGATCTTGTGGCAATGGAAGTTGGAGGATGCGCTTGTCTCCACTAGGACGCGTCCTGTAACTCTGGCATGCTGTAAGGAATGGTTGATAAAGAAACAGGGTTGGATTTATGAAGGTAAGGACGCACCCAATGtgttaggacgcgtcctgtgatTGGTCTATGTGTTTTCAATGGTGACTTCAggacaaagcttgcatggagaAGAGTAATGgaggttatttttactaatgtatttgttgcaggtactctttgaaggATTCCCTCCTTGAGAGGAGGGGGGTGTCCGTGAAAAGTTTGAtggcctccaggggtatgcctgatgattcAAGGCCTcctcttgtattcaacgggtgtcctcattggggatgtggggttaactttggtgtgtgctttgggaactctgttcttgcattcaacgggtgtcctcgatggagaactttggagtcatcctgcactttgcacccaagagcttgggatcacctgtcatgttatctggtgggttatcctcattcgggggacagggatgcgtccagcatttggggtgaaccgtggctatacctgcgtccgtacATCAAGGGaaatagctgtagcggagtgttatccttgcgcaggaagatgcactatccgtgaagtcctgcgattgcggacgagccttgggccttcgcggttgggcctcatagttggacattcctaaagctagcggaagacggactttggatgggcttctactggacctaggaataagaagtctaagcccattagatttcttgttctacgagaactacgtcaggcttgatccctatataaagggtacgtaggcacattgagagaagttgagagctgataagatagccaccacttactctgatcaatctcagcctaaaacaaccacaaaccaccacacaccgcttaattttccggcaaagaaccaccgtcacagatcttagttccggcgagaaacctcaatctttgttgttaccagattcctctgTCAACAATAACAATTAAAATTTCATTTCTCcggaaaagaaaacaaaaaaaataaataatgataattaaAATGGAGAACAATAATATAAGTAGTTAAGGTAACAACTTATAAACATTGTgtataaacatattcaaataatcaGGTATGTCTTGAATTTGACTTGTTTTATACGAATATCACTTATGTCCTTATATATGATGGAtgaatttcattttttttaatttgagtAAAATTGAATAAAATATTAGCACCATGCACAGTGCTGTTATTTTTATTCAGGATATTGTGTACATGAAGAATTGAAACGTATTAAGTTGTTATGTATGAATTTAGTTTAACATGCTGGTTAGAAATATGTTTCatctttaatcagtttattattcACATCCTTATATATGATGAATGAATTTCAAACTTATTTTTAATTTGAGCGAAAATTGAATTAAAATATTGGCATCATGTATATTTCTATCATTTTTATTCAGGTACGCCGAATtattaaaaggtattaagttcTTATGTATAAATTTAGTTTGATACACAAGTTAGAAACATGTTTTAtatttaatcagtttattattcGTGTGAAGTTGAAATCTTTTAAAAGTTTTAAATAGAAAAAAGAGTTGAGATTTGGTAACAGTTTAAAATTTCATTTATTTGAAGAAATAATAAAACCGAAATGgtaataattaattagaaaatgaCTATATAAATCGATAACTTGTAAGATTATGAATGCATATAAATCGGTGATGAGATTCGTATGAAATATTACTCATTTAAAACAAGTTGAAGTAATCATATTTGCGTCGAAATTTGACTTGTGTATATATAATTATCATCCATGTCTCCACAAAAAAATGGACGTATTTGAATCTTGTATTTTGATTTGGATGTATATCagattaaattttaatataataattcgtcaattttatttatagtaattaaaataataataataaaaatttcattttttatttatagtaattaaaataataataaaaaatgaGTAATTTCGTACTCAAGGGAGTCAaggaataataataattatttttatattcatTCTCAAAGATAATATAAGaaaaacataaaatataaatttgaATCAAGATCAATTGCAATATAGtattataaatttgaattttgagCAAAACAACCGTTTGCTCTTGTTCCGCTTAATCTTCCCCAATTACGATTAAAGaataaaataataacaaattCAAAAATGAAATCCTCCCAAATATCAAAGTTATTTGATTTGCAATATTGTAGATACTCAAAAATTGCGTAAAAGTAATATAAAATTCGAATATATGTGCTGGTGCATGGATGAATACAGATATTGAGATATTCTTAGACGAACAACTTTGAAAAATACCGCTACAAAATTTTCCCACTATAGTCTCTGTGACGCAAAAATAAGGATTTTATTTTTTATACATATATACCAAATAAATAATATCTGCTTCCCCACAATAATCTGGCAGATCGTAGATAACGTATTACCGATTTGGCAAAATATggttaaatatttattttattattatatcgttTGAACCTGCTATTTACATTACTGTATCGGTCACTTCAGCTCCGTAAGGTGGGCTCTGGTTACGTTTCGAAATATTGTTCGgttcaaatttaataattattttatttgtttacACGAAATTAATGTAAAATTTAGTAAATAATTCGTATCTGATTTAAAAGTTATTTAAAATTTAGTCAAAAAagttatttaaattaaaatatttaattttaatgaCTTTCGTTATGATTTAAAATTCGATTGTCATAACAAATACGATCCGAAATTCGACACGAAACGAAACGAAATCAACAGGAGCAAAGTAGATCTAATCGGTAGATTCCCAAGGAAGAAACATTTTATAAAGAGATACCTTCAAATATTATATACAATCTTGACCATTCGTTTGCATTTGAATATTTGACAACCTCTCGATCTTTCTTTTTTCTAATTAAAAATCCAATCAGTATAAATCACACCACAAATactattaatttattaaatatttaattaaaaaattcgAATATTACTTTTTACGTTCGTGGCGACTCCAGCAGCAGTTTTGCTGAGGTGTATTACAATTATACATACATACACATTGTATATAAATCAATATATTCTCGTTCTCTCCGTTGTTGTGTGgggagaaagaaagagagaaaagaaaatcCTGGAGGCACAACTCTCAATACCCGCTTTGATTGCAACAAACTATACGTACACCAAATTGTATGTAATGTCGAGAACAAGTGAAGGAGAAATGATGTGTAGAAAGAGAGCGAGAATAAGCGAGTTGGAGGTAGATCGTTTTGAATGTTTGCCTGATGATATTGTTTCAGTGATTCTCGCTAAGCTTAGCTTCTCTGCTGACTCTCCTTCTGATTTTGTTAGTGCTCTTTTGACGtacgtctctctctctctctctctctctctctccccctcgctctctctctctctctctctctccctcctctctctttatctctctccgtctctctctctctctctctccggCTCTCTCTCTCCGGCTCTCTCTCTCTGGCTCTCTCTCTCTCCGGCTCTCTCTCTTTATCTCTCTCcgtctctctctcactctctctctctctctttctgaatCTCTCTGTCTTTACGTACAGATTTTTGTAGTTTGTAAATGTTCATTTTGTTGTTATTTCATACAGATGCACAAGGCTGAACCGGCTAGGTCAACAACCGGCGGTTCTAAAAGAAGCCGGAATGAACACCGTGGCGGTGCGAGCTAAAAACTGGTCCGACTCAGCTGAGCGCTTTTTATGCGCCTGTATCAACGCTGGTAGCAACGAAGCTTCTTATTTCCTAGGCATGGTAAGTCAGTCAGTCCGTACACACACAAAACACACACTAAAACTCATTCTTTGCATGTTAAGAAATCAATCTCGcaattaatatttatttacatATTTAGTTTTGTGTTTACAGATTCGATTCTATTGTATGGAGGATAAAGTGAATGGAAAACAAATGATCTACAAGGCGGCGATTGAGGACCACGCGCCGGCACTTTACTCACTCGCTATCATCAAATTCAACGGCAGCGAAGGCTCCAAAGAATGCCGAAACATCCCTACCGCCTGCGCGTTGTGCGCACTCGCCGCCGACCAAGGCAGCGCCGACGCGCTCCGGGAGCTAGGTTACTGTTTTCAAGACGGTTACGGCCTTCGCAAAAGTGTCGTAAGAGGAAAGAATCTGTTAATGCAAGCCAACGCGCTAGAAGCCGCGTGTGCGATACGCGCCTCACCTGAGCGTCTTCAATTGGAGTCTAAGCTCTCAGCTATCATGAGTTTCAAAGCAGCTCCGGGTGCTAATCCGGGTTTGGGTCGGGCCTACTGGACCGAAACCGGGTTTCAGATGGGCCCACGCGAGAAGCATCCAGCGAACCGGTTTTTACTCGAGTGGTTTGAGAACAAAACGGGTCGGGTCGGGTTAGGCTTTTGCTCGGATTCCATTTGTGGCCGACCCGAGACCCGAGAGAATGAGTTTAGAAAATGTGCTGGGTGTGGAGATGTGAAGTATTGTTCACGTGGGTGTCAGGCGCATGATTGGAAGGTGCGCCACAAGGTGGAGTGCTCTACTGTGCCGCCGTTCTATCTTCATCAAGCCGTTGATGGCGATCAAGATCAAAATTGATCATGTTGATCCGACGGTTCAGATTTGAAgttaaaaattagggttttttaATTTTGAAGCTGTAGTTGGTTTTTCTATTGGGCATATGGTGCTCGAATATTTAGACGGTGTTTTTACCGCATTACTGCGGGTTTTTAAACGACGCTAATTTTACCGAATTACCGCGgttgttttgttcgttttaattGTTTTTATATTTTACTGTTGGTGAATTGTGGTTAGGTTACTGGTTACTGTTTTTTTTTTCTGTTTTGAAAGCATGATGGTGGATGGGTAAGGGGGAAAAGTACAAGAAAAAATaggaaaataattaaataagagtTGGATCTGAATATGTGAGTGATATGGTTTGTAATTTATTggtgtttatttaattaaaagaTTTGAAATTGATAAAAGAGGTGTAATGCATACGCACTAGGTTTTAAAATGTGTGGATGTGCTTGAAAGTAGAAATGGACTTTTTGGCACTTTCTTGTGTATGCAGGTCTATTTTTAGTTTTTAAGTAATTATGACTTTCTTGATTTGTTATTAATACGTTTCTtaaaaatcaagggtaaatgAGAAAGAAATTACATTTACAATTTTAAATAAACGTACAAAGGATATGGTGGAGTTTTGATGGGTTATATTTTGAACGTACGTAGTACTTTGCTGCTACCCTTGAGTGATTGGCAGAGGCTATCTGTGATTTGGTTTTTGTGAAAGTCAGTCATGCGAAGATTGTGATGGTCAAGCATTTCCGTCGGAAAAATTAGTGAGTCAAGTAATAAACTGATTGGATATAGTACAAAAAAGGAGAGGCGGTATGGGTATGGAGTTTGACAAAGAAATTAACGCATTGAAGGAAAGATAAGTCTCGTGTGAATAAAATTATAAGTTAA carries:
- the LOC141693781 gene encoding F-box protein At5g50450-like — protein: MSRTSEGEMMCRKRARISELEVDRFECLPDDIVSVILAKLSFSADSPSDFVSALLTCTRLNRLGQQPAVLKEAGMNTVAVRAKNWSDSAERFLCACINAGSNEASYFLGMIRFYCMEDKVNGKQMIYKAAIEDHAPALYSLAIIKFNGSEGSKECRNIPTACALCALAADQGSADALRELGYCFQDGYGLRKSVVRGKNLLMQANALEAACAIRASPERLQLESKLSAIMSFKAAPGANPGLGRAYWTETGFQMGPREKHPANRFLLEWFENKTGRVGLGFCSDSICGRPETRENEFRKCAGCGDVKYCSRGCQAHDWKVRHKVECSTVPPFYLHQAVDGDQDQN